Below is a genomic region from Isosphaeraceae bacterium EP7.
TCCGCCTTCACGGGGTCGCCCGTGCCTTTTTCAAGCTGATGCTTGTCCTTCGGGTCGTATTTCCGGCCGCCCTTGTAGTTGGTGTAGCGCCTGGCCCGGGTGAAGCCCATCTGGAGGAACTTCCGGGCCATGTCCGCCCCGACGAAGTCATTCTGCCGCAGGTAACCCAGGAACAGCTTGTAGATCGCCTTGCTGCTCGCCCTGGCGATCTCCGGCGTCTTGAACCGCCAATGGGGGACGAGTTCGCCCTTGTACGGCTCGCAGATGAGGACGCCTTGCTCGCCCTTGCCGACCCGATACTCTTCCGGATTCGCCAGGTAGTCGACGTCAGGACGCCAGTGATATTTCGACTTGTCGAAGTTCAGGT
It encodes:
- a CDS encoding DUF4385 domain-containing protein codes for the protein MDKPSYLNFDKSKYHWRPDVDYLANPEEYRVGKGEQGVLICEPYKGELVPHWRFKTPEIARASSKAIYKLFLGYLRQNDFVGADMARKFLQMGFTRARRYTNYKGGRKYDPKDKHQLEKGTGDPVKAESAQIFFDAWKKAEAKPVYAKMKAEWKEKYG